A region of Cellulophaga sp. RHA19 DNA encodes the following proteins:
- a CDS encoding 3-keto-disaccharide hydrolase: MKTKTYSTLIILSCVLFLTSCNNNKPKWKQLFNGKDLKGWQIKIRNHPLNDNYANTFSVKDGNIQVRYNNYGDFNQQYGHLFYKKPYSAYLIGVEYRFVGEQAKGGEGWATRNSGIMLHGQSPNTMSVEQDFPNSIELQLLGGNGKDERTTANICTPGTQYVFNNEIKQEHCASSTSKTYHGEQWVRVEALVLRDSLIVHYVNGEEVLRYTKPQLDPVNGAKEGKPLTSGSISLQSESHPVDFRKVEIVNLEKYITDQGKLTEVINELLAKN, encoded by the coding sequence ATGAAAACCAAAACCTATAGTACACTAATTATACTTAGTTGCGTGCTTTTTTTAACCAGTTGTAACAACAACAAACCCAAATGGAAACAGCTTTTTAATGGTAAAGACCTTAAAGGCTGGCAAATAAAAATTAGAAATCATCCTTTAAATGACAACTACGCAAATACATTTAGCGTAAAAGACGGTAACATACAAGTACGCTACAATAACTACGGAGATTTTAATCAGCAATACGGACACTTATTTTATAAAAAGCCATACAGCGCATATTTAATAGGTGTAGAATATAGATTTGTTGGTGAACAAGCCAAAGGTGGCGAAGGTTGGGCTACAAGAAATAGCGGTATTATGCTACACGGACAGTCACCAAACACAATGTCTGTAGAGCAAGATTTTCCTAACTCTATAGAACTACAACTTTTAGGTGGCAATGGTAAAGATGAGCGTACTACAGCCAATATATGCACACCAGGTACGCAGTATGTTTTTAATAATGAAATAAAGCAAGAACACTGTGCAAGCTCTACCTCTAAAACGTATCACGGAGAACAGTGGGTACGTGTTGAAGCTCTAGTTTTAAGAGATTCTTTAATAGTACACTATGTAAATGGAGAAGAAGTACTGCGCTATACAAAACCTCAACTAGACCCTGTAAACGGAGCCAAAGAAGGCAAACCATTAACCAGTGGTAGCATCTCTTTACAAAGTGAAAGTCATCCTGTAGATTTTAGAAAGGTAGAAATAGTAAACTTAGAAAAATACATTACAGACCAAGGCAAACTAACAGAAGTAATTAATGAGCTGTTAGCAAAAAATTAA